A single region of the Actinoplanes sp. SE50/110 genome encodes:
- a CDS encoding ATP-dependent Clp protease ATP-binding subunit yields MGPGGPGQWDDLFARFFGAAEPRRAAQRIDIARYMSNDARRVLADAARRAADLGAGDGLADLDTDHLLWAVLQQEPMKQTVRRAGADPQTLLAELEARLGDDASRTAAANRRADMGADRDGPEQVALTPAAKRALLDSLQISRAVGASYIGPEHILMALGLNTDSAAGRMLAGRLDPRAIPNPETPAGPPGGGQGGSRGGGRGGAAATPTLEQFGVDLTEVARRGEIDPVIGRADEIEQAVEILSRRTKNNPVLIGEAGVGKTAIVEGLAQRIVDGEVPLTLQDKRVVQLDLAGLVAGTRYRGDFEERLRKIIDEIQASGDGLIVFMDEIHTLVGAGGGGEGGGMDAGNMLKPALARGQLRVIGATTLDEYRKHIEKDAALARRFQPVLVGEPSVEDAVAILRGLRDNYEAHHQVRITDEALDAAAELSDRYVTDRFLPDKAIDLIDQAGARVRLRVKTPDKNLREQEWQLEQLSRDRDQAVHAENYEVASQLRDRINELKARIAGAGAGEDGVPRVTAADVAEVVSRATGIPVAQLTEAERDRLLRLEQHLHEHVIGQDDAVVAVAEAVRRSRAGLGDPDRPVGSFLFLGPTGVGKTELARSLAEALFGEADRMIRLDMSEFQERHTVSRLVGAPPGYVGYDEAGQLTEAVRRRPYSVVLLDEIEKAHPDVFNILLQVLDDGRLTDSQGRTVSFKNTVLIMTSNLGSDLISGTTRSVGFGGGENGRSPEDELRDRLDRRLKEQLRPEFINRIDEIIIFRQLETDQLRKITEMLLESTRRRLHGQDVTLELTTAAVDWLADRGYQPEFGARPLRRTIQRELDNRLSRMLLAADLAPGQTVTVDVRDGELALEVSSPAKVTAR; encoded by the coding sequence ATGGGGCCGGGTGGACCCGGTCAGTGGGACGACCTGTTCGCGCGCTTCTTCGGTGCGGCGGAGCCGCGCCGGGCGGCGCAGCGGATCGATATCGCGCGCTACATGAGCAACGACGCCCGCCGGGTGCTGGCCGACGCCGCGCGGCGGGCCGCCGACCTCGGGGCCGGCGACGGCCTCGCCGACCTCGATACCGATCATCTGCTCTGGGCCGTTCTGCAGCAGGAGCCGATGAAGCAGACCGTGCGCCGGGCCGGCGCCGACCCGCAGACCCTGCTCGCCGAGCTGGAGGCGCGACTGGGTGACGACGCGTCGCGGACCGCGGCGGCGAACCGGCGGGCCGACATGGGCGCCGACCGCGACGGGCCGGAGCAGGTCGCGCTGACCCCGGCCGCCAAGCGGGCGCTGCTGGACAGCCTGCAGATCTCCCGAGCCGTGGGCGCCTCCTACATCGGCCCGGAGCACATCCTGATGGCGCTCGGGCTGAACACCGACTCGGCGGCCGGGCGGATGCTGGCCGGCCGGCTCGACCCCCGGGCCATCCCGAACCCGGAGACCCCGGCCGGTCCGCCCGGTGGCGGCCAGGGCGGTTCCCGGGGCGGCGGGCGTGGCGGCGCGGCGGCGACCCCGACGCTGGAGCAGTTCGGTGTGGACCTGACCGAGGTGGCCCGGCGCGGCGAGATCGACCCGGTGATCGGCCGGGCCGACGAGATCGAGCAGGCCGTGGAGATCCTGTCCCGGCGCACCAAGAACAATCCGGTGCTGATCGGCGAGGCCGGGGTCGGCAAGACCGCGATCGTCGAGGGCCTGGCCCAGCGGATCGTGGACGGCGAGGTGCCGCTCACCCTGCAGGACAAGCGGGTGGTGCAGCTGGACCTGGCCGGCCTGGTGGCAGGCACCCGGTACCGCGGCGACTTCGAGGAGCGGCTGCGGAAGATCATCGACGAGATCCAGGCGTCCGGGGACGGCCTGATCGTGTTCATGGACGAGATCCACACCCTGGTCGGCGCCGGTGGCGGCGGTGAGGGCGGCGGGATGGACGCCGGCAACATGCTCAAGCCGGCCCTGGCCCGCGGGCAGCTGCGGGTGATCGGCGCGACCACGCTGGACGAGTACCGCAAGCACATCGAGAAGGACGCGGCACTGGCCCGGCGGTTCCAGCCGGTGCTGGTCGGCGAGCCGTCGGTGGAGGACGCGGTGGCGATCCTGCGCGGGCTGCGGGACAACTACGAGGCGCACCACCAGGTGCGGATCACCGATGAGGCGCTGGACGCGGCGGCCGAGCTGTCCGACCGGTACGTCACCGACCGGTTCCTGCCGGACAAGGCGATCGACCTGATCGACCAGGCCGGCGCCCGGGTGCGGCTGCGGGTGAAGACGCCGGACAAGAACCTGCGCGAGCAGGAGTGGCAGCTGGAGCAGCTGTCCCGGGACCGGGACCAGGCGGTGCACGCGGAGAACTACGAGGTCGCCTCGCAGCTGCGGGATCGGATCAACGAGCTCAAGGCGCGGATCGCCGGAGCCGGGGCGGGCGAGGACGGCGTGCCCCGGGTGACCGCGGCCGACGTGGCCGAGGTGGTGTCCCGGGCGACCGGGATCCCGGTGGCGCAGCTGACCGAGGCCGAGCGGGACCGTCTGCTGCGCCTCGAACAGCACCTGCACGAGCACGTGATCGGACAGGACGACGCGGTGGTCGCGGTCGCCGAGGCGGTCCGCCGCTCGCGGGCCGGGTTGGGTGACCCGGACCGGCCGGTCGGCAGCTTCCTGTTCCTCGGCCCGACCGGGGTCGGCAAGACCGAGCTGGCGCGCTCGCTGGCCGAGGCGCTGTTCGGCGAGGCGGACCGGATGATCCGGCTGGACATGAGCGAGTTCCAGGAGCGGCACACGGTGTCCCGGCTGGTCGGGGCGCCGCCCGGATACGTCGGCTACGACGAGGCCGGGCAGCTGACCGAGGCGGTGCGGCGCCGGCCGTACAGCGTGGTGCTGCTCGACGAGATCGAGAAGGCACACCCGGACGTGTTCAACATCCTGCTGCAGGTGCTCGACGACGGGCGGCTGACCGACAGCCAGGGGCGCACGGTCAGTTTCAAGAACACCGTGTTGATCATGACGAGCAACCTGGGGTCGGACCTGATCAGCGGGACCACCCGCAGCGTGGGCTTCGGCGGCGGCGAGAACGGCCGCTCGCCGGAGGACGAGCTGCGGGACCGGCTGGACCGGCGGCTCAAGGAGCAGCTGCGGCCGGAGTTCATCAACCGGATCGACGAGATCATCATCTTCCGGCAGCTGGAGACCGACCAGCTGCGGAAGATCACCGAGATGCTGCTGGAGTCGACCCGGCGGCGGCTGCACGGGCAGGACGTCACGCTGGAGCTGACCACGGCGGCGGTGGACTGGCTGGCCGACCGCGGGTATCAGCCCGAGTTCGGCGCCCGGCCGCTGCGCCGGACGATCCAGCGGGAGCTGGACAACCGGCTGTCGAGGATGCTGCTCGCGGCGGACCTGGCGCCGGGGCAGACGGTGACGGTCGACGTCCGCGACGGCGAGCTCGCCTTGGAGGTGTCGTCCCCGGCGAAGGTCACGGCTCGATAG
- a CDS encoding FtsK/SpoIIIE domain-containing protein, with protein sequence MAESTKQQVMEIRAGLSHALGAAENALEAARQEAAAATAREERVRAAAEGRQRKLAAARDERLRSIEKWHDTELGALSGAAAGAADRAAPGAAGELWHSWDATPLPHAAELRIGRLLLPAAPEPSAEPERPWQWDADAPAAAPETPEVPALVQLLDHGHVVVQGDRRLGDDVVAGLLLRALGTSTPGTVRVIGYDPEHLGGGLAGFAPLAPARVLTFVAPNGLGALLDDLVAQVRRINETVLAGEFSSLRELHAATKRRPEPWRVAVLLGAGDLNRHERTQVERLLRTGAACGVHLIIHGFAVDPAPGIEFVTAAPGDEARMTSAGDLPVRLDPGPPPAVLTAACRQIAEAAAAGPAPVALDSLLPDPGDEWRESSATGLTAPLGDSPQGTRVMVTLSDYPPHALIAGPSGTGKTNFIYAWMGALAARYSPAELAFYLLDFKEGVSFARFAPGRRDQSWLPHVRLVGVNVNTDREFGLALLRFLGTELRRRADAAKQHEVTNLAELRAEDPQGVWPRIVAVVDEFQVLLAGRDAVTTEAVDLLEDLARRGRSQGIHLILASQDISGIEALWGRPALVAQFSLRIALPRARRVLAEQNAAADSLPRYHAVVNPDSGATEANQVVRVPAAGDREQWGALQHRLWRRLPAGELPPRLFDGDVQPRLADNPDFRALVADDSPAPVALLGETIDVMSRSARTVLRRAPGRNLAVLGTRVEEACAVLATAGRSLAAQFARDGARFSIACFDPDARAAAEALHARIPDCGWYDATNVDWLLEDAAAESTAAWPADRPHFIILYAADALPGGKTAGDQLRTVLRQGPERRLHVLGWWRGAGLLRDTLGGQGSRTDPIGAWVALDVHGSELAPYYPGAGAPNWYPRPWRALHFDRSVHRGAEVIIPYGVS encoded by the coding sequence ATGGCTGAATCCACCAAGCAGCAGGTCATGGAGATCCGGGCCGGGCTGTCCCACGCGCTGGGGGCCGCGGAGAACGCTCTCGAAGCCGCCCGGCAGGAAGCGGCCGCCGCCACGGCGCGGGAGGAGCGGGTCCGGGCCGCCGCCGAGGGCCGGCAGCGCAAGCTGGCCGCCGCCCGCGACGAGCGGCTGCGCTCGATCGAGAAGTGGCACGACACCGAGCTCGGCGCCCTGTCCGGGGCGGCGGCCGGTGCCGCCGACCGGGCCGCGCCCGGCGCCGCCGGGGAGCTGTGGCACTCGTGGGACGCCACTCCGCTGCCCCACGCGGCCGAGCTGCGGATCGGCCGGCTGCTGCTGCCCGCCGCGCCGGAACCGTCGGCCGAGCCGGAACGCCCCTGGCAGTGGGACGCCGACGCGCCGGCCGCGGCGCCGGAGACCCCCGAGGTGCCGGCCCTGGTGCAGCTGCTCGACCACGGGCACGTGGTGGTCCAAGGCGACCGCAGACTCGGCGACGACGTGGTGGCCGGGCTGCTGCTGCGCGCGCTGGGCACCAGCACGCCGGGCACGGTGCGGGTGATCGGCTACGACCCGGAGCACCTGGGTGGCGGCCTGGCAGGTTTCGCTCCGCTCGCGCCGGCCCGGGTGCTCACCTTCGTCGCCCCGAACGGGCTGGGTGCGCTCCTCGACGACCTGGTCGCCCAGGTACGGCGGATCAACGAGACGGTGCTGGCCGGCGAGTTCTCGTCGCTGCGCGAGCTGCACGCGGCGACGAAGCGGCGGCCGGAGCCGTGGCGGGTCGCCGTGCTGCTGGGCGCCGGCGACCTGAACCGGCACGAACGCACGCAGGTGGAGCGCCTGCTGCGAACGGGCGCGGCCTGCGGCGTACACTTGATCATTCATGGTTTTGCGGTTGATCCCGCGCCCGGCATCGAGTTCGTGACCGCCGCGCCCGGCGATGAGGCGCGCATGACCAGCGCCGGTGACCTGCCCGTCCGGCTCGATCCGGGGCCGCCGCCGGCGGTGCTGACCGCCGCCTGCCGGCAGATCGCCGAAGCGGCCGCGGCCGGTCCGGCGCCGGTCGCGCTGGACAGCCTGCTGCCGGATCCGGGCGACGAGTGGCGCGAGAGTTCGGCGACCGGGCTGACCGCGCCGCTGGGCGACAGCCCGCAGGGCACCCGGGTGATGGTGACGCTCAGCGACTACCCGCCGCATGCGCTGATCGCCGGGCCGTCCGGCACCGGCAAGACAAATTTCATCTACGCCTGGATGGGTGCGCTCGCCGCCCGCTACTCCCCCGCCGAGCTGGCGTTCTACCTGCTCGATTTCAAGGAGGGCGTATCCTTCGCCCGGTTCGCGCCGGGCCGCCGCGACCAGAGCTGGCTGCCACACGTCCGCCTCGTCGGGGTGAACGTCAACACGGACCGTGAGTTCGGTCTGGCGCTGCTCCGCTTCCTGGGCACCGAGCTGCGCCGGCGCGCCGACGCCGCGAAACAGCACGAGGTGACCAACCTGGCCGAGCTGCGCGCCGAGGACCCGCAGGGGGTGTGGCCGCGGATCGTGGCGGTCGTCGACGAGTTCCAGGTGCTGCTCGCCGGCCGGGACGCCGTCACCACCGAAGCCGTCGACCTGCTCGAAGACCTCGCCCGCCGGGGCCGCTCGCAGGGCATCCACCTGATCCTGGCCAGCCAGGACATCTCCGGCATCGAGGCGCTGTGGGGCCGGCCTGCGCTGGTCGCCCAGTTCTCGCTGCGGATCGCGCTGCCCCGGGCCCGCCGGGTGCTGGCCGAACAGAACGCCGCCGCCGACTCGCTGCCCCGCTACCACGCCGTGGTCAATCCGGACTCCGGGGCGACCGAGGCGAACCAGGTCGTCCGCGTCCCGGCGGCCGGCGACCGCGAACAGTGGGGCGCGCTGCAGCACCGGCTGTGGCGCCGGCTGCCCGCCGGTGAACTGCCACCGCGGCTGTTCGACGGTGACGTGCAGCCGCGGCTCGCCGACAACCCCGACTTCCGGGCTCTGGTCGCCGACGACTCCCCCGCCCCGGTCGCGCTGCTCGGCGAGACCATCGACGTGATGTCCCGCTCGGCGCGCACCGTGCTGCGGCGCGCCCCCGGCCGCAACCTGGCCGTGCTCGGCACCCGGGTCGAGGAGGCGTGCGCGGTGCTGGCCACCGCCGGCCGGTCCCTCGCCGCCCAGTTCGCCCGAGACGGCGCCCGCTTCTCCATCGCCTGCTTCGACCCGGACGCGCGGGCCGCCGCGGAGGCGTTGCACGCCAGGATCCCCGACTGCGGATGGTACGACGCGACCAACGTCGACTGGCTCCTCGAGGACGCGGCCGCCGAGTCCACCGCCGCCTGGCCGGCCGACCGGCCACACTTCATCATCCTGTACGCGGCGGATGCGCTCCCCGGTGGCAAGACCGCCGGTGACCAGCTGCGGACCGTGCTGCGCCAGGGCCCGGAACGCCGGCTGCACGTCCTCGGCTGGTGGCGCGGCGCGGGGCTGCTGCGCGACACCCTCGGCGGGCAGGGCTCCCGGACCGACCCGATCGGCGCCTGGGTCGCCCTCGACGTGCACGGCAGCGAACTGGCCCCGTACTACCCCGGGGCCGGCGCCCCCAACTGGTACCCGCGGCCCTGGCGGGCGCTGCACTTCGACCGCTCGGTGCACCGCGGCGCCGAGGTGATCATCCCCTACGGTGTCTCATGA
- a CDS encoding LuxR C-terminal-related transcriptional regulator: MAREVTAGLPGPGDGLPGPGDMVLVTGEPGAGKSALLEDAGRHWDGAVFRTAGTAASAAEPLAAAGVLLPGWSPADAGAAAVRAGVGRIRELANGRPVLVVVDNANHVAPESAALLRRVAPVRAAWLLACPDGTEPPARLTEGRQVRRVVVAPLGLEPARRLAAGLLGGPVDGLTAHRIWRSSGGNPRLLTHLVLEGHAAGALAERAGVWRWTGAPPSGPGLRDLLLAVTGQLSEREVTALEYLACAEGAPVGLLSGLVDPAAVDGLRRRRLVEFGAGSMIILSRPLYAQAVCAPRSALRRRRIHQELVAAATATGSAVPAVLLTEWRVRAGETVPAATLAAAARRALAEGDARAAERLARVAGDVALLGRALVARDRPVEAEEALRQTACAQVRALNRLWGLRRAEPPAVTAGPAAQAAALFVPGVPATAATAVDSADPVLAAADAALTTFRLVFAGAPERVVRENRELPRLWPSMRGAAAACRVHALVLTGRMTAARDTARAYYEAAVAGGEPAELAPLALQRGVCEWWAGSPRRAMPFLREAMALVDDRVPFPIRAYVRSEYAVCLAALGDGPQAYRLIAALRTEQSAGPGLDGQLRTTELQVMALTGRYVHAADLAVALAADLVATGRDTERVEALYLACRLRPSRAVAAGLAAAVDAADSPFFPLLARHAVALAEGDGAELIRCADAFERSGYPGLAAEACAGVDEARARRLVDSCDGFRPAWLPGRSGPATLTGREREVCELAAAGLSNASISQRLGISVRTVGNHLQRAYEKLHLTGRRDLGAALGLS, translated from the coding sequence GTGGCACGCGAGGTGACGGCTGGGCTGCCCGGACCGGGCGACGGGCTGCCCGGACCGGGCGACATGGTCCTGGTCACCGGCGAGCCCGGAGCCGGCAAGTCCGCCCTGCTGGAGGACGCCGGCCGGCACTGGGACGGAGCCGTGTTCCGGACCGCGGGCACGGCCGCCAGCGCCGCCGAGCCGCTGGCGGCGGCCGGCGTCCTGCTACCGGGCTGGTCTCCGGCGGACGCCGGTGCCGCCGCGGTGCGCGCCGGCGTCGGCCGTATCCGCGAACTGGCGAACGGCCGCCCGGTGCTGGTGGTGGTCGACAACGCGAACCATGTGGCCCCGGAGTCGGCGGCGTTGCTGCGCCGGGTGGCGCCGGTCCGGGCCGCCTGGTTGCTGGCCTGCCCCGACGGCACCGAGCCGCCGGCCCGGCTCACCGAGGGCCGCCAGGTGCGCCGCGTCGTGGTGGCACCGCTGGGGCTGGAGCCGGCCCGCCGGTTGGCGGCCGGGCTTCTCGGCGGCCCGGTCGACGGGCTGACCGCGCACCGGATCTGGCGGAGCTCCGGCGGCAACCCGCGTCTGCTGACGCATCTGGTGCTGGAAGGCCACGCCGCCGGCGCGCTGGCCGAGCGGGCCGGCGTGTGGCGCTGGACCGGCGCCCCGCCTTCCGGGCCCGGGCTGCGCGACCTGCTGCTCGCGGTGACCGGGCAGCTCAGCGAGCGGGAGGTGACCGCGCTGGAATACCTGGCCTGCGCCGAGGGAGCGCCCGTGGGCCTGCTGTCCGGGCTGGTGGACCCGGCGGCCGTCGACGGTCTCCGGCGGCGCCGGCTGGTCGAGTTCGGCGCCGGCTCGATGATTATCCTGAGTCGTCCGCTGTACGCACAGGCGGTCTGCGCCCCGCGGAGCGCGCTCCGCCGTCGCCGCATCCACCAGGAACTGGTGGCCGCCGCCACGGCGACCGGTTCCGCGGTGCCGGCGGTGCTGCTGACCGAGTGGCGGGTACGTGCCGGGGAGACCGTGCCGGCCGCCACGCTCGCCGCCGCCGCCCGGCGGGCGCTGGCCGAGGGCGACGCGCGCGCGGCCGAGCGGCTGGCCCGGGTCGCCGGCGACGTGGCCCTGCTGGGCCGGGCCCTGGTCGCGCGGGACCGACCGGTCGAGGCGGAGGAGGCGTTGCGGCAGACGGCCTGCGCGCAGGTACGGGCGCTGAACCGGCTCTGGGGCCTGCGCCGGGCCGAGCCGCCGGCCGTGACCGCCGGCCCCGCCGCCCAGGCCGCCGCGCTCTTCGTGCCCGGTGTGCCGGCGACGGCGGCGACGGCAGTCGACAGTGCCGATCCGGTGCTGGCCGCCGCGGACGCGGCGCTCACCACGTTCCGTCTCGTCTTCGCCGGGGCGCCCGAGCGGGTGGTCCGGGAGAATCGCGAGCTGCCGCGCCTGTGGCCCTCGATGCGCGGCGCGGCGGCCGCCTGCCGGGTGCACGCCCTGGTGCTCACCGGGCGGATGACCGCGGCCCGGGACACCGCCCGGGCGTACTACGAAGCGGCCGTGGCCGGCGGCGAGCCGGCCGAACTGGCACCGCTGGCGCTGCAGCGCGGGGTGTGCGAGTGGTGGGCCGGCAGCCCGCGACGGGCCATGCCCTTCCTGCGCGAGGCGATGGCACTGGTGGACGATCGGGTGCCGTTCCCGATCCGGGCCTACGTCCGCAGCGAGTACGCGGTCTGCCTGGCCGCCCTCGGCGACGGACCGCAGGCGTACCGACTGATCGCCGCCCTGCGCACCGAGCAGAGCGCCGGGCCCGGGCTGGACGGGCAGCTCCGCACGACCGAACTGCAGGTCATGGCGTTGACCGGCCGGTATGTGCACGCCGCGGACCTGGCCGTCGCGCTGGCCGCCGACCTGGTGGCCACCGGTCGGGACACCGAGCGGGTGGAGGCGCTGTACCTGGCCTGCCGCCTGCGTCCGTCCCGGGCCGTCGCGGCCGGCCTGGCAGCCGCCGTGGACGCCGCCGACAGCCCGTTCTTCCCACTGCTCGCCCGGCACGCGGTGGCGCTCGCCGAGGGGGACGGCGCGGAGCTGATCCGGTGTGCGGACGCGTTCGAGCGCAGTGGGTATCCGGGGCTGGCCGCCGAGGCGTGCGCCGGTGTCGACGAGGCCCGGGCGCGGCGCCTGGTCGACAGCTGCGACGGTTTCCGGCCCGCCTGGCTGCCCGGCCGCTCGGGGCCGGCGACGCTGACCGGCCGGGAGCGTGAGGTGTGCGAGCTCGCCGCCGCGGGACTGTCCAACGCGTCGATCTCGCAACGGCTCGGCATCTCGGTGCGGACCGTCGGCAACCACCTGCAGCGGGCGTACGAGAAACTGCACCTCACCGGGCGCCGCGACCTGGGCGCCGCGCTCGGCCTCAGCTGA